One Doryrhamphus excisus isolate RoL2022-K1 chromosome 17, RoL_Dexc_1.0, whole genome shotgun sequence genomic region harbors:
- the rpp25l gene encoding ribonuclease P protein subunit p25-like protein isoform X1 produces the protein MCLLSRQLNEKMENYSKTRSVDQPCVCPFSLTPNTPEVRVKDGSKIRNLLRYALDRMEVKPRAAAHEEGGDQIHKGSPICRQLVFTASGKGVSKAITCAELLKRRVRGLHQLTKLANNTVMDVWEPLEPAAGLDSLTVSRKLPAIWILLSRDPLDHQQPGYQAPGRFDGLWAHASAREEGGGRGGHKRKRGGGGGARGRGRSRDSKADS, from the exons atgtgtttgctCTCACGACAGTTGAATGAAAAG ATGGAGAACTACAGTAAAACTCGCAGTGTGGACCAGCCATGTGTTTGTCCGTTTAGCCTCACTCCCAATACACCGGAGGTCCGTGTCAAAGACGGCAGCAAGATCCGCAACCTGCTGCGCTATGCTCTCGACCGCATGGAGGTCAAGCCCAGGGCTGCGGCCCATGAAGAAGGTGGAGACCAGATCCACAAGGGCTCACCCATTTGCCGCCAGCTAGTGTTTACAGCGAGCGGAAAGGGCGTGTCCAAAGCGATCACGTGCGCCGAGCTGCTGAAGCGGCGTGTGAGGGGCCTGCACCAGCTGACCAAGCTCGCCAACAATACCGTGATGGATGTGTGGGAGCCGCTGGAGCCCGCCGCCGGTCTGGACAGCCTCACGGTCAGCAGGAAGCTGCCTGCTATCTGGATCCTTCTCTCCAGGGACCCTCTGGACCACCAGCAGCCTGGGTACCAGGCACCAGGCCGCTTTGATGGCCTGTGGGCCCACGCCTCCGCCAGGGAGGAAGGTGGAGGACGGGGTGGTCACAAGAGGAAGaggggaggtggaggaggtgccAGGGGCAGGGGACGTTCTAGAGACTCCAAAGCCGACAGCTGA
- the rpp25l gene encoding ribonuclease P protein subunit p25-like protein isoform X2, whose amino-acid sequence MENYSKTRSVDQPCVCPFSLTPNTPEVRVKDGSKIRNLLRYALDRMEVKPRAAAHEEGGDQIHKGSPICRQLVFTASGKGVSKAITCAELLKRRVRGLHQLTKLANNTVMDVWEPLEPAAGLDSLTVSRKLPAIWILLSRDPLDHQQPGYQAPGRFDGLWAHASAREEGGGRGGHKRKRGGGGGARGRGRSRDSKADS is encoded by the coding sequence ATGGAGAACTACAGTAAAACTCGCAGTGTGGACCAGCCATGTGTTTGTCCGTTTAGCCTCACTCCCAATACACCGGAGGTCCGTGTCAAAGACGGCAGCAAGATCCGCAACCTGCTGCGCTATGCTCTCGACCGCATGGAGGTCAAGCCCAGGGCTGCGGCCCATGAAGAAGGTGGAGACCAGATCCACAAGGGCTCACCCATTTGCCGCCAGCTAGTGTTTACAGCGAGCGGAAAGGGCGTGTCCAAAGCGATCACGTGCGCCGAGCTGCTGAAGCGGCGTGTGAGGGGCCTGCACCAGCTGACCAAGCTCGCCAACAATACCGTGATGGATGTGTGGGAGCCGCTGGAGCCCGCCGCCGGTCTGGACAGCCTCACGGTCAGCAGGAAGCTGCCTGCTATCTGGATCCTTCTCTCCAGGGACCCTCTGGACCACCAGCAGCCTGGGTACCAGGCACCAGGCCGCTTTGATGGCCTGTGGGCCCACGCCTCCGCCAGGGAGGAAGGTGGAGGACGGGGTGGTCACAAGAGGAAGaggggaggtggaggaggtgccAGGGGCAGGGGACGTTCTAGAGACTCCAAAGCCGACAGCTGA